In Vibrio sp. FE10, the following are encoded in one genomic region:
- a CDS encoding RidA family protein, giving the protein MAIKQAFRNKNLPDMSNAFSWGLKLSEFSEVFFVTGHADCNPDFITQHPNDPVAQTRLILDQMKAFLEEAGFSVNDIVRTDWTFNNEVNSAQFEGIAHVWEAFLGDVEVKPATGTLRYVQRLGMPDMMVEYEMMLAR; this is encoded by the coding sequence ATGGCCATTAAACAAGCTTTTCGTAATAAGAACCTACCCGATATGAGCAATGCGTTTAGTTGGGGACTGAAACTAAGTGAATTCAGCGAAGTATTCTTTGTGACAGGACATGCTGACTGTAACCCGGACTTTATTACTCAACACCCTAATGATCCTGTTGCTCAAACACGATTAATTTTAGACCAAATGAAGGCATTCTTAGAAGAAGCTGGCTTTAGTGTTAACGACATTGTCAGGACGGATTGGACATTTAACAACGAAGTAAACTCTGCACAATTCGAAGGCATTGCTCATGTTTGGGAAGCGTTTTTAGGTGATGTTGAAGTAAAACCAGCAACAGGCACGTTGCGCTATGTTCAACGTTTAGGGATGCCAGATATGATGGTTGAATATGAGATGATGTTAGCCCGATAA
- a CDS encoding NADP-dependent oxidoreductase, whose product MKAVYLEEYGNAQNLTFGDIDKPTITPNQVLIKVQGAGVNPVDWMVREGFLEATGQHEMPLIVGWDAAGQVVEKGNNVSNLKLGEQVYVYAPISEQGAYAEYLAVDSDLVARAPKSLDIVTAAAVPLAATTAWQALVEGCQLKAGQRVLIHNASGGVGSFAVQIAKALGAYVIGTASASNKAYLTALGVDQFIDYQTQRFEDLVDELDAVLVAVGGDGIAERSLEVVRKGGNVVSLLDDIERALPLQLGVNFQRWWVSPNARDLQRIAALIDDGVIKVNIDKVFPLSEAAQAQELSQSKRARGKIVLEVSL is encoded by the coding sequence ATGAAAGCCGTATATTTAGAAGAGTATGGAAATGCGCAAAACTTAACCTTCGGCGATATAGACAAACCCACCATCACACCAAATCAAGTGCTGATCAAAGTACAAGGCGCAGGGGTAAACCCTGTCGACTGGATGGTAAGAGAGGGATTCTTAGAGGCTACTGGTCAACATGAAATGCCACTCATTGTTGGCTGGGATGCAGCAGGACAAGTTGTCGAAAAAGGCAACAATGTAAGCAACCTCAAACTTGGGGAGCAGGTCTATGTATATGCGCCCATTTCTGAACAAGGCGCCTACGCCGAATATCTTGCTGTCGATAGTGATTTAGTAGCAAGAGCGCCCAAGTCTCTCGACATTGTGACCGCTGCGGCTGTGCCATTGGCCGCAACAACTGCATGGCAAGCACTTGTTGAAGGCTGTCAACTCAAAGCTGGTCAACGTGTCCTTATTCACAATGCATCCGGAGGGGTTGGTAGCTTTGCGGTTCAAATAGCGAAAGCGCTCGGCGCTTATGTTATCGGAACAGCATCAGCCAGCAACAAAGCCTACTTAACGGCTTTAGGGGTCGATCAATTCATTGATTATCAAACTCAGCGCTTTGAAGACCTAGTTGATGAGTTAGATGCTGTACTCGTCGCTGTTGGGGGTGATGGCATTGCAGAGCGTTCACTCGAAGTTGTACGAAAAGGTGGCAATGTAGTTTCACTGTTAGATGACATTGAACGCGCATTACCACTGCAACTAGGCGTAAATTTTCAACGTTGGTGGGTTTCACCCAATGCCAGAGATCTACAACGTATTGCCGCTTTAATTGATGATGGCGTAATTAAAGTGAACATCGATAAGGTGTTCCCATTATCTGAAGCCGCTCAAGCACAGGAGTTAAGTCAATCGAAACGTGCTCGTGGCAAAATCGTATTGGAAGTTTCGCTGTAA
- a CDS encoding LysR family transcriptional regulator: MANVDLNLMVIFDAIMQESSITVAADRLSMTQPSVSNAVSRMRHAWKDPLFVKQGRGIRPTPYAVELWKMIGEPLESIRIATERGEFNPATLKRTFRIATTDWMADLFWLPLKQRIELEAPDVNIHAVPYNVNGEKLLLSADVDMVLDYFEGNSAQVQTQHLFDNHFVCAMRANHPLASEELSLSAFASADHLLLSLSGEATGGVDMLLGQKGLKRRIAMTVNHCYSIPRLLINTDMITTIPLPIISESVSKGELVIKKTPFTMQPGPISMSWHVRHQRDQGTLWLREKVLSVLNHGLPKNLLFYPFQ, encoded by the coding sequence ATGGCGAATGTCGATCTGAATTTAATGGTGATTTTTGATGCAATCATGCAGGAAAGTTCGATTACCGTGGCTGCCGATCGATTGTCGATGACGCAACCATCGGTATCGAACGCAGTCTCTCGAATGCGTCACGCTTGGAAAGATCCTTTATTCGTGAAACAAGGCAGAGGGATTCGCCCAACCCCTTACGCCGTCGAGTTGTGGAAAATGATTGGAGAGCCGTTAGAATCAATACGGATTGCAACTGAGCGTGGTGAGTTTAATCCTGCGACGTTGAAGCGTACGTTTAGAATCGCGACCACAGATTGGATGGCAGATCTGTTTTGGTTGCCGTTAAAGCAACGAATAGAGCTTGAAGCGCCTGACGTTAATATTCACGCCGTGCCTTACAACGTCAATGGAGAAAAGTTATTGCTCAGTGCCGATGTTGATATGGTTTTGGATTATTTCGAAGGCAACTCAGCTCAAGTTCAAACTCAACATCTGTTTGATAATCACTTTGTGTGCGCAATGCGTGCAAATCACCCGTTGGCTAGTGAAGAGCTATCGCTGAGTGCTTTTGCTAGTGCCGATCATTTGTTGCTCTCGTTGTCAGGTGAGGCGACAGGCGGGGTAGACATGCTACTAGGACAGAAGGGATTGAAACGGCGCATCGCCATGACGGTGAACCACTGTTACTCCATACCGAGGTTGTTAATCAATACTGACATGATCACGACGATTCCATTACCGATCATATCGGAAAGCGTGAGCAAGGGAGAACTGGTGATTAAGAAAACGCCATTCACCATGCAGCCGGGGCCCATTTCGATGTCTTGGCATGTGCGGCATCAACGTGACCAAGGTACGTTATGGTTGCGTGAGAAAGTGCTTAGTGTTCTGAACCATGGTTTACCTAAGAATTTACTTTTTTATCCGTTTCAATGA
- a CDS encoding DUF6559 family protein, which produces MFRYIQRRRIKKVIKLLSAKMVKSYGSRDFFSIGQVETSAHELSKRQQQIALSLFADPQDLDVELVPTIQLLRNDVSNDFFGGESYTARDVLNLLGGSGWKGGRMDDDMSHRMGMHSRY; this is translated from the coding sequence GTGTTTAGATATATTCAGCGACGAAGAATCAAAAAGGTAATCAAACTCCTGTCTGCAAAGATGGTAAAGAGTTACGGAAGCCGCGATTTTTTCTCTATCGGACAAGTTGAAACCAGCGCTCATGAACTAAGTAAACGCCAACAACAAATCGCATTATCTTTGTTTGCGGATCCACAAGATCTTGATGTTGAATTGGTTCCCACTATCCAACTGTTACGTAATGATGTGTCTAATGACTTCTTCGGCGGCGAGAGTTACACCGCGCGTGATGTGCTCAACCTCTTGGGTGGAAGCGGCTGGAAGGGCGGTCGTATGGACGACGACATGTCACATCGCATGGGCATGCATAGCCGCTATTAA
- the gbpA gene encoding N-acetylglucosamine-binding protein GbpA, with translation MRIGIEKTALAIALSTVCGGAIAHGFVSLNDEGNIISRVALCHLEDSEGQAKNMDCGNIQYEPQSVEGFDGFPEGGPADGYIASAEISIARNLDEQTSERWQKRPIEAGSQEFEWTFRANHIAAGFKYYITKEGWDQNEPLERAALDLTPFCEVDGHGEMTQDTATHTCDVPVREGYHVILAVWDVGDTDKAFYNAIDVVFDGDDSQLPDWDKAGQIIPTANLREGDAVYTRVFDGSGENVALSTRLEITDSEAGQSKNWSKALATKVNEERKNIKSGVLSENGFAPIYGVNPIYVNTDSGIQSVEIGYDVEVPEPDTSLTVEGLEPEYVIGEEATVLDLTLVAEGDAKAELTVYNHSRESLAHWSGEVEGDSSESVALPLSKSEAGHHMLVVSVKNNEGKLVGQQTLNFHLVEAGTPPPEHDYVYPEGFGSYVDGDIVLFEGEGVYECYGPWAAECNNEDYLPGIAIDPNWVEQQWKKLD, from the coding sequence ATGAGAATTGGAATAGAGAAAACGGCTTTAGCGATCGCTTTGTCTACCGTGTGTGGTGGGGCTATTGCACACGGCTTTGTGTCATTAAATGATGAAGGCAACATAATAAGTCGTGTCGCTTTGTGCCACTTAGAAGATTCTGAAGGTCAGGCGAAGAACATGGATTGTGGCAACATACAGTATGAGCCGCAAAGTGTGGAAGGCTTCGATGGCTTCCCAGAAGGTGGACCTGCTGACGGCTATATTGCCAGTGCTGAAATATCAATCGCAAGAAATCTAGATGAACAAACTTCAGAGCGCTGGCAGAAACGTCCAATAGAAGCGGGATCTCAAGAATTTGAATGGACATTTAGGGCTAACCACATAGCGGCTGGTTTCAAGTATTACATCACGAAAGAAGGATGGGATCAGAATGAACCATTGGAACGAGCAGCCCTTGACCTAACACCTTTCTGTGAGGTTGATGGTCACGGAGAGATGACACAAGACACGGCTACTCATACCTGTGATGTACCTGTGCGAGAAGGTTACCATGTCATTTTGGCTGTTTGGGATGTCGGTGACACAGACAAGGCATTCTACAATGCGATTGATGTGGTATTTGATGGTGATGATTCGCAACTACCGGATTGGGACAAAGCAGGTCAGATAATACCGACCGCCAACCTAAGAGAAGGTGATGCGGTTTATACTCGTGTATTTGATGGTTCTGGCGAAAATGTTGCACTAAGTACTCGTCTTGAGATTACAGACAGCGAAGCTGGCCAATCAAAGAACTGGTCAAAAGCATTAGCGACCAAAGTAAATGAAGAACGTAAGAATATTAAGTCGGGCGTGTTGAGTGAAAACGGCTTTGCTCCAATTTATGGCGTAAACCCGATATACGTTAATACAGACAGTGGTATTCAGAGTGTAGAAATAGGCTACGATGTTGAAGTACCGGAACCAGACACCTCACTCACGGTTGAAGGGTTAGAGCCTGAATACGTAATTGGTGAAGAAGCAACAGTTCTAGACCTAACACTGGTGGCTGAAGGTGATGCTAAAGCTGAGCTGACGGTGTACAACCATAGTCGAGAGTCATTAGCGCACTGGAGTGGTGAAGTAGAAGGTGATTCGTCAGAATCTGTAGCGCTGCCTTTATCCAAATCAGAAGCTGGCCATCACATGTTAGTCGTGAGTGTGAAAAACAACGAAGGCAAGTTGGTGGGGCAGCAGACGTTGAACTTCCATTTAGTTGAAGCTGGCACACCACCACCTGAACATGATTATGTTTACCCAGAAGGTTTTGGTAGCTATGTGGATGGAGACATCGTTCTATTTGAAGGTGAGGGAGTCTATGAGTGTTACGGCCCTTGGGCGGCAGAGTGTAACAATGAAGATTATTTACCAGGAATTGCAATTGACCCTAATTGGGTTGAACAGCAGTGGAAAAAGTTAGATTAA
- a CDS encoding lytic polysaccharide monooxygenase, which yields MLSSVPSVANAHGWSEFPSARQNTCYEQGGIWSGTPPNAACAQAKDISGSYPFVQRNEYAKNIQDFNNINAVKAAIPDGTLCYANDSQKRGMGAPHTGWTRTELSTGTFEYVFNATAPHNPSFWEFYLTKPNADLSKGLAWGDLDLIQEVGNVPVSGGKYRINVTIPSDRSGDAILYVRWQRDDAAGEGFYNCSDITIAGGTTPPPDPTPQPDLVRGDLFVSDQFGTPEIGDTVKYDIINKYGEVARSFDIVIDGTNVNDWARLLASEINGWHEEFKDGAIFIGDWHAEMEHYMYFQNDPSRNFFNSKDSRASGQLTLIDGGEGGVEPLKGDIYELVKSDNVVNAGDKVVIATSEAANLTQTQGSAVSIQNNGTASIVVDTTAITANETLSFVASSIESESVETFTFEVIADDGGVTPDPDPTPDPDPTPDPDPTPDPGTWDSSATYLGGEVVTYSNQSWKAQWWVQGGTNPEATYENDKWGVWRPAN from the coding sequence ATGCTATCGAGTGTGCCGTCAGTGGCAAATGCTCATGGTTGGTCTGAATTTCCAAGCGCACGTCAGAACACGTGTTACGAGCAAGGCGGGATTTGGTCGGGTACACCACCTAACGCTGCATGTGCTCAAGCGAAAGATATTTCTGGCTCTTACCCGTTCGTTCAACGTAACGAGTACGCGAAAAATATTCAAGATTTCAACAACATCAATGCTGTGAAAGCGGCGATTCCTGATGGCACATTGTGTTATGCCAATGATTCGCAAAAGCGTGGTATGGGTGCGCCTCATACTGGTTGGACTCGCACCGAGCTAAGCACAGGCACGTTTGAATATGTATTCAACGCGACTGCACCACACAACCCTTCATTTTGGGAGTTCTACCTAACGAAACCAAACGCAGACCTGAGCAAAGGCCTAGCGTGGGGTGACTTAGATCTTATCCAAGAAGTGGGCAATGTTCCTGTAAGCGGTGGCAAATACCGTATCAACGTGACCATTCCATCTGACCGCTCTGGCGACGCGATCCTATATGTGCGTTGGCAACGTGACGATGCAGCGGGCGAAGGCTTCTACAACTGTTCAGACATCACCATCGCGGGTGGTACAACACCTCCGCCAGATCCAACACCACAACCGGATCTAGTTCGTGGCGACTTGTTTGTTTCCGACCAATTTGGAACACCAGAAATTGGCGATACAGTTAAGTACGACATCATCAACAAATACGGTGAAGTAGCACGTAGCTTCGACATTGTTATTGATGGAACAAACGTTAACGATTGGGCTCGCTTGTTGGCTTCAGAAATCAACGGTTGGCATGAAGAGTTTAAAGATGGTGCGATCTTCATCGGTGACTGGCATGCCGAAATGGAACACTACATGTATTTCCAAAACGATCCGTCACGCAATTTCTTTAACTCAAAAGATAGCCGTGCTTCTGGTCAGTTAACGCTGATTGACGGTGGCGAAGGTGGTGTAGAGCCGCTAAAAGGTGACATCTACGAACTAGTGAAGAGTGACAATGTTGTTAATGCTGGCGATAAAGTTGTGATTGCAACGAGCGAAGCAGCAAACCTAACACAGACTCAAGGTTCTGCAGTTAGCATTCAAAACAACGGCACGGCTTCAATTGTGGTAGATACGACTGCGATTACAGCGAACGAAACTTTGTCATTCGTTGCTAGCTCAATTGAAAGCGAAAGTGTTGAAACCTTCACGTTTGAAGTGATTGCTGATGACGGTGGCGTAACACCAGACCCAGATCCAACGCCGGATCCTGATCCGACACCTGACCCGGACCCTACGCCAGATCCAGGCACTTGGGATTCATCAGCGACTTACCTTGGCGGTGAAGTAGTGACTTACTCGAACCAGTCGTGGAAAGCACAATGGTGGGTTCAGGGTGGTACAAACCCTGAAGCGACCTATGAAAACGACAAATGGGGCGTTTGGCGTCCAGCTAACTAG
- a CDS encoding PLP-dependent aminotransferase family protein codes for MKKSQILANTIKNQIEQNIWLSGEKIPSIRDACKRYKLSIETVLQAYQQLEDQGYVRSKPKSGYFVLPRRNVFTSEHAQQKVIKPYPVKISDLLYDVLQRAKDPSIIPLSSAFPDPALFPHQALSRSLANASRQMPDNSMLTNLPPGSEILRRQIAQRYQMHGLNVVPDDIVITSGAMEALNLCLQSCTEPGDLVAIEYPAFYGVLQTIERLNLTAVEIPTDPETGIDLDVLESVFASMDIKACWFMTESQNPVGYSMSDSNKQRLAELVNQHKIPMIEDDVYRELHFGNQTSLPAKAYDSDEQIMLCGSFSKSLSPGFRIGWVVAGKQALKIQRLQHLSTLSSSIPIQLGLSHYLTFYSYDNHLKKLRKLLNERKKAHIALLESSLPKSALIHKSQGGYFLWIELPHSVCVEKLYEQALEHNISVAPGIIFSSDKKFSHHIRLNCSYACDDKIAQAIQTLGHLIRTMESQGSAVS; via the coding sequence ATGAAAAAATCTCAGATACTCGCCAATACAATCAAGAATCAGATAGAACAAAACATTTGGCTGAGTGGTGAGAAAATCCCATCAATTAGAGACGCATGTAAGCGCTATAAACTCAGTATCGAGACGGTGCTGCAGGCGTATCAACAGCTTGAAGACCAAGGCTATGTGCGCTCAAAACCTAAGTCCGGCTATTTCGTGTTACCGCGTAGAAATGTATTCACCTCAGAACACGCGCAACAAAAAGTTATCAAACCGTATCCCGTTAAAATCAGCGACCTGCTTTACGATGTACTTCAACGAGCAAAAGACCCTAGCATTATTCCACTTAGCTCGGCATTTCCAGACCCTGCTTTGTTTCCGCATCAAGCATTGTCGCGCAGTTTAGCCAATGCCAGCCGCCAAATGCCGGATAACAGCATGCTCACCAATTTACCTCCGGGCAGTGAAATACTCCGTAGGCAAATTGCCCAACGTTACCAAATGCACGGTTTAAATGTAGTGCCAGATGACATCGTGATTACCTCTGGTGCGATGGAAGCGCTCAATCTGTGCCTACAATCTTGCACAGAGCCGGGTGACTTGGTCGCTATCGAGTATCCTGCGTTCTATGGCGTGTTGCAGACCATTGAGAGGTTAAACCTGACGGCAGTTGAGATACCAACAGACCCTGAAACCGGAATCGATCTTGATGTGTTGGAGTCGGTGTTCGCGTCGATGGACATCAAAGCGTGTTGGTTCATGACGGAATCACAAAACCCAGTTGGTTATTCTATGAGTGACAGCAACAAGCAACGACTGGCCGAATTGGTGAACCAACACAAGATCCCTATGATCGAAGACGATGTATACCGAGAGCTTCACTTCGGGAATCAAACATCATTGCCCGCCAAAGCCTATGACTCTGATGAACAAATCATGCTTTGTGGTTCGTTTTCTAAATCACTATCGCCGGGCTTTCGAATTGGTTGGGTAGTGGCTGGAAAACAAGCGCTAAAGATTCAACGATTACAGCACCTATCGACACTTTCCAGCAGTATTCCTATCCAACTTGGCTTGTCTCACTACCTGACGTTTTATAGCTATGACAATCATCTTAAAAAGCTTCGTAAATTGCTGAATGAAAGGAAGAAGGCGCATATAGCACTTCTAGAATCCAGTTTGCCTAAGAGTGCTCTGATTCATAAAAGCCAAGGCGGTTACTTCCTTTGGATAGAATTGCCTCACTCTGTTTGTGTTGAGAAGCTTTATGAGCAAGCACTTGAACACAACATCTCTGTCGCGCCAGGGATCATATTCAGTAGTGACAAGAAGTTCTCCCATCACATTCGACTTAATTGCTCGTATGCGTGCGACGACAAAATCGCACAGGCCATTCAAACGCTCGGCCACCTAATCAGAACCATGGAATCGCAAGGTTCTGCCGTTAGCTGA
- a CDS encoding cytochrome ubiquinol oxidase subunit I, protein MFDVVELSRLQFALTAMFHFLFVPLTIGMSCLLAIMESIYVLTGKQIYQDMTRFWGKLFGINFALGVTTGLTMEFQFGTNWAYYSHYVGDIFGAPLAIEALVAFFLESTFVGLFFFGWERLSKRQHLVVTWLVALGSSFSALWILVANGWMQNPIGSEFNYQTMRMEMTSFAEVVLNPVAQVKFLHTVASAYTCGAMFILGVSSYYLLKGRDIAFAKRSFAVAASFGIASIISVIVLGDESGYELGDVQKVKLAAIEAEWHTEPAPAAFTLFGLPNQEEGKTDFAVKIPYVMGIIATRSLDEQVTGLHDLRDQHLVRIRNGIVAYELLERLRSGDTSHDTAQAFDQTKHDLGYGLLLKRYTDTVTDATEQQIQQAADDSIPTVWPLFWSFRIMVGCGFIMLFVFGAAFLQTYRKNITQKPWLLKAALWSIPLPWVAIEAGWFVAEYGRQPWAVGEILPVAVAASSQTVENLLTSLALIISLYTVFIIVESYLMITVVKKGPSSLKTGRYHYEQTTTSLEAKLAQQVQQ, encoded by the coding sequence ATGTTTGATGTAGTTGAATTGTCGCGTTTACAGTTTGCGCTAACCGCTATGTTCCACTTTCTCTTCGTCCCGTTAACTATCGGTATGTCTTGCTTACTGGCGATCATGGAGTCGATCTATGTGCTCACTGGTAAGCAAATCTATCAAGATATGACTCGCTTTTGGGGCAAACTGTTTGGTATTAACTTCGCCTTGGGTGTCACGACTGGCTTAACCATGGAGTTCCAGTTCGGCACCAACTGGGCTTATTATTCTCACTATGTCGGCGACATTTTTGGTGCTCCTCTTGCAATTGAAGCCCTTGTCGCATTCTTCCTCGAATCCACCTTTGTTGGCCTCTTCTTCTTCGGCTGGGAAAGGCTTTCCAAACGCCAACACCTCGTCGTGACTTGGTTGGTGGCGTTGGGCTCTAGCTTCTCTGCATTATGGATTCTGGTTGCTAACGGTTGGATGCAAAACCCGATCGGATCGGAGTTCAATTATCAAACCATGCGTATGGAAATGACCAGCTTCGCCGAAGTGGTGCTCAACCCTGTTGCTCAGGTTAAGTTCTTGCACACAGTCGCTTCGGCTTATACCTGCGGTGCGATGTTTATCCTTGGCGTGAGTTCATATTACTTGTTGAAAGGCCGAGATATTGCCTTTGCCAAGCGCTCTTTCGCCGTGGCGGCATCCTTTGGAATCGCTTCAATTATCTCAGTCATCGTATTGGGCGATGAATCTGGTTATGAGTTGGGTGACGTTCAAAAAGTAAAACTGGCGGCCATTGAAGCGGAATGGCACACCGAGCCAGCTCCAGCCGCTTTTACCTTGTTTGGATTACCCAACCAAGAGGAAGGCAAAACGGACTTCGCTGTGAAAATTCCTTATGTGATGGGGATTATCGCAACGCGATCTTTGGACGAGCAAGTGACGGGTCTTCATGACTTGCGCGATCAACATTTAGTGCGTATTCGAAACGGTATTGTTGCTTATGAATTGCTAGAGCGTTTGCGATCTGGCGATACCTCACATGATACCGCACAAGCTTTCGATCAAACCAAGCATGACCTTGGCTACGGCTTATTGCTCAAGCGATATACAGATACAGTGACTGACGCTACCGAACAGCAAATCCAACAAGCAGCCGATGATTCAATCCCAACTGTGTGGCCTCTGTTCTGGTCATTCAGAATCATGGTGGGTTGTGGCTTCATTATGTTGTTTGTCTTTGGCGCGGCTTTCTTACAAACCTACCGTAAAAACATTACTCAAAAACCTTGGTTATTGAAGGCGGCGCTTTGGTCGATTCCATTACCTTGGGTGGCAATTGAAGCAGGTTGGTTTGTTGCGGAGTATGGTCGTCAACCATGGGCGGTTGGTGAAATTCTCCCTGTTGCAGTTGCGGCATCTTCGCAAACCGTTGAGAACTTACTTACATCTCTCGCGCTCATTATTAGCCTCTATACCGTCTTCATCATTGTTGAAAGTTACTTGATGATTACCGTCGTCAAAAAAGGCCCGAGCAGTTTGAAAACAGGGCGTTATCACTATGAACAAACAACAACATCGCTTGAAGCCAAATTGGCACAACAAGTTCAACAATAG
- the cydB gene encoding cytochrome d ubiquinol oxidase subunit II — MFEYDTLRLIWWVLIGVLLIGFMITDGFDMGVGALLPFIGKTNSERRVMINSIAPHWDGNQVWLITAGGALFAAWPLVYATSFSSLYVAMYLALISLWLRPLALEYRAKIDNDQWRKVCDLAISFSGFFPPILFGVAFGNLMQGLPFSLNSLLMVEYHGSFVDLLNPFALLCGFVGLLMALLQGGAWLMMKTTDALYNKARLVAQASAILVATLMVIGGLAISYIDGYLIVSELNHSAVSNPLNKQAIAETGAWLTNFETNSWMWFAPIGSVLIPLLALISARLKWDALAFISSSFTNACIVLTAGFSMFPFIIPSSINPSHSLTLWDSTSSELTLNIMTGVAFVMVPIILCYTAFSYRTMFGRLDSEYVERNGHSLY; from the coding sequence ATGTTCGAATATGACACATTACGTTTAATTTGGTGGGTGCTAATCGGTGTGTTGCTGATTGGTTTTATGATCACTGATGGCTTCGATATGGGAGTAGGAGCGTTATTACCGTTTATCGGTAAAACCAACTCTGAAAGACGAGTGATGATTAACTCCATCGCACCCCATTGGGACGGCAACCAAGTGTGGTTAATTACCGCAGGTGGCGCTTTGTTTGCGGCTTGGCCTTTAGTGTATGCGACATCCTTTTCAAGCTTATATGTGGCGATGTACTTAGCGCTTATCTCATTGTGGCTGCGTCCTCTTGCGCTTGAGTACCGAGCCAAAATTGATAACGACCAATGGCGCAAAGTGTGTGATTTGGCGATTTCATTCTCGGGCTTCTTTCCGCCGATTTTATTTGGTGTCGCGTTTGGCAACTTGATGCAAGGGCTTCCTTTCTCGCTCAATAGTTTGCTTATGGTTGAGTACCACGGATCGTTTGTTGATTTGCTTAATCCGTTTGCTCTGCTGTGTGGCTTCGTTGGGTTATTGATGGCGTTGTTGCAAGGCGGTGCTTGGCTGATGATGAAAACGACAGATGCGCTATACAACAAGGCGAGATTGGTTGCGCAGGCGAGTGCGATACTTGTGGCTACCCTGATGGTCATTGGTGGTTTAGCGATAAGCTACATTGATGGTTATTTGATTGTCAGTGAGCTGAACCATAGCGCTGTTTCAAACCCGTTAAACAAACAAGCGATAGCAGAAACCGGTGCTTGGTTAACCAATTTTGAGACTAATTCTTGGATGTGGTTTGCGCCGATTGGCAGTGTGCTCATTCCGCTGTTGGCGCTGATTAGCGCGAGGTTAAAATGGGACGCACTGGCTTTCATCAGCTCAAGTTTTACTAATGCGTGCATTGTTTTAACGGCTGGCTTTTCGATGTTCCCATTCATTATTCCATCGAGTATTAACCCAAGCCATAGCTTAACGTTGTGGGATTCAACATCGAGCGAACTGACTTTGAACATAATGACAGGCGTAGCGTTTGTGATGGTGCCAATCATTCTGTGCTACACGGCTTTTAGCTACCGAACCATGTTTGGACGACTCGATAGTGAGTATGTCGAACGCAACGGCCATTCACTGTATTAA
- the cydX gene encoding cytochrome bd-I oxidase subunit CydX: MWYFVWILGLFLASAFAVLNVISLEKSDSEVEF, encoded by the coding sequence ATGTGGTATTTTGTTTGGATATTAGGCTTATTCCTAGCCTCTGCATTTGCAGTTTTGAATGTCATCAGCCTAGAGAAAAGTGACTCAGAAGTAGAGTTCTGA